The following proteins are co-located in the Dyadobacter chenwenxiniae genome:
- a CDS encoding toxin-antitoxin system YwqK family antitoxin, with protein MQRVILFSCLFALIYAETALGQTEQSKETPSWLPKETVKKDTVNRSKGLKSFVSGLDPVVGASFPGVSTPGVSTGGADGKSTSLSTLFGETIPDLGLKVKEFKSQKKERKSKKEKAKLAKVQYEGIPMQSMSVKYGSGDRATVEYFHVLKEYKPLNQYVLGANTRWYDRKGKKLSSALIKDKEQALPLHGSYKKYNGENLIEEGFYYMGVKDGRWVKYDTKFNLIDKSVWDHGFPAESRITYYDSAHSQIKEVLPVMFGQVEGEYMQFYKEGQLAVSGKYDGGAKIGRWVEYYQFRRQRKKEIQYPKSGWDEEFEPFVLREWDEKGKLLYDYTKDPRASAEEETEN; from the coding sequence ATGCAAAGAGTTATTCTTTTCTCGTGCCTTTTCGCACTTATTTACGCAGAAACGGCATTAGGGCAAACGGAACAAAGCAAAGAAACGCCTTCCTGGTTGCCAAAAGAAACCGTTAAGAAGGATACGGTCAATCGCTCCAAAGGACTTAAATCATTTGTATCCGGCCTGGATCCCGTCGTTGGCGCATCTTTTCCGGGCGTATCCACGCCGGGCGTATCCACGGGGGGGGCTGACGGTAAATCTACAAGCCTGTCTACATTGTTTGGCGAGACCATTCCGGACCTTGGTTTAAAAGTTAAAGAATTTAAAAGTCAAAAGAAGGAGCGCAAAAGCAAGAAGGAAAAGGCCAAGCTGGCAAAGGTGCAATATGAAGGCATTCCTATGCAAAGCATGTCCGTCAAATATGGAAGCGGCGACCGTGCTACGGTTGAATATTTCCATGTTTTGAAGGAATACAAGCCTTTGAACCAATACGTCCTGGGTGCAAATACGCGCTGGTACGATAGGAAAGGCAAAAAATTAAGCTCTGCACTCATCAAGGATAAGGAACAGGCATTGCCACTTCACGGCTCTTATAAAAAGTATAATGGAGAAAATCTGATCGAGGAAGGCTTCTACTATATGGGCGTAAAAGATGGCCGTTGGGTAAAATACGATACGAAATTCAACCTGATCGATAAATCTGTTTGGGATCATGGTTTCCCGGCTGAATCGCGCATAACTTATTATGATTCAGCGCATAGTCAAATCAAAGAGGTTTTGCCGGTCATGTTCGGGCAGGTTGAGGGCGAGTATATGCAGTTTTATAAAGAAGGCCAGCTTGCAGTAAGCGGTAAATATGACGGCGGTGCGAAAATCGGACGCTGGGTTGAATATTATCAATTCCGTCGCCAACGTAAAAAGGAAATTCAATATCCAAAATCAGGCTGGGACGAAGAATTTGAGCCATTTGTGCTGCGGGAATGGGATGAAAAAGGCAAACTTCTTTACGATTATACCAAAGATCCGCGTG
- a CDS encoding GDP-L-fucose synthase family protein: MEKSAKIYIAGHRGMVGSAIHRKLVKEGFDNFLLRTSSELDLRDQSAVRNFFEAERPEYIFLAAAKVGGIMANNIYRAEFLHDNLLIQNNVIDSAYRTNAKKLMFLGSSCIYPKLAPQPLHEDSLLTGLLEPTNEPYAIAKIAGIKMCEAYRAQYGCNFISVMPTNLYGPNDNYDLNNSHVLPAMIRKFHEAKEENKPFVELWGTGSPLREFLHADDLADACYFLMQNYDEAGFLNVGVGADVSIKTLAEMIQRVTGYTGEIHWNTDKPDGTPRKLMDVSKLHALGWKHRVELEDGIAVTYQDFLEKIETYAV; this comes from the coding sequence GTGGAAAAAAGTGCAAAAATTTATATCGCCGGACATCGAGGGATGGTGGGCTCCGCCATTCATCGTAAATTAGTGAAAGAAGGTTTTGATAATTTTCTGCTCAGGACCTCCTCAGAGCTGGATTTGCGGGATCAAAGTGCGGTCAGAAACTTTTTTGAAGCCGAACGACCTGAATATATTTTTCTAGCAGCGGCAAAAGTGGGCGGCATTATGGCCAATAATATTTACAGGGCCGAATTTTTGCACGATAATTTATTGATCCAAAACAATGTTATCGACAGTGCTTATCGCACAAATGCTAAAAAGCTGATGTTTTTGGGTTCAAGCTGCATTTATCCGAAGCTGGCGCCGCAACCGCTTCATGAAGATTCGCTGCTAACCGGGCTTTTGGAGCCGACAAACGAACCTTATGCAATTGCCAAAATTGCCGGAATAAAAATGTGCGAAGCTTATCGCGCACAATATGGTTGCAATTTCATCTCCGTCATGCCTACCAACCTGTACGGCCCGAATGATAATTATGATCTGAACAATTCACACGTGCTTCCCGCAATGATCCGAAAATTCCACGAAGCGAAGGAGGAAAACAAGCCATTTGTTGAGCTTTGGGGCACGGGATCGCCATTAAGAGAATTTTTGCATGCTGATGACCTCGCCGATGCCTGCTATTTTCTCATGCAGAACTACGACGAAGCTGGATTCCTGAATGTTGGCGTAGGCGCAGATGTTTCTATAAAAACACTCGCCGAAATGATCCAGCGTGTAACCGGTTACACTGGGGAAATTCACTGGAACACGGATAAGCCAGACGGCACACCACGCAAATTGATGGATGTAAGCAAGCTGCACGCGCTGGGCTGGAAACATCGCGTGGAATTGGAAGACGGAATAGCGGTTACTTATCAGGATTTTCTGGAAAAAATAGAAACTTACGCTGTTTAA
- a CDS encoding Lrp/AsnC family transcriptional regulator → MSAIIKLDQIDRKVLEILQTNAKITNAQLSKEIGLSPAPTLERVKKLEQSGIIKSYHAQLEPEKVGLGVSTFVQISLVGHRKAVTESFVEKIHAIPEVIECHHITGTGDFLLRVISKDISTYQKLMLEKINEIEEVASTQTMVILSTFKESKVLPIP, encoded by the coding sequence ATGTCGGCCATTATTAAGTTAGACCAGATAGACCGTAAAGTACTGGAGATTCTACAAACGAACGCTAAAATAACCAACGCGCAATTGTCCAAAGAAATAGGCTTATCGCCTGCGCCAACTTTGGAGCGTGTCAAAAAACTAGAGCAATCAGGAATTATCAAAAGCTATCATGCGCAATTGGAGCCGGAAAAAGTCGGCTTGGGCGTAAGCACATTTGTGCAAATTTCCCTGGTTGGCCACAGAAAAGCAGTTACAGAGTCTTTCGTTGAAAAGATACATGCAATCCCGGAAGTAATTGAATGTCACCACATTACTGGAACAGGCGATTTTCTTCTTCGCGTGATTTCAAAAGACATCAGCACATATCAGAAATTAATGCTTGAAAAAATAAATGAGATTGAAGAAGTAGCCAGCACACAAACGATGGTAATTCTTTCCACATTTAAAGAAAGCAAAGTGTTGCCAATCCCTTGA
- a CDS encoding DUF4301 family protein, whose product MFIEKDIIQIQERGSDIATVEEQVNYFVNGFPFLQLSKAATVGDGIIRLTDEQIATVISEFDKSASEGEIALLKFVPASGAATRMFKSLFGFLQDNKKDKSVEEFFAKLKDFAFYEDLKTSLAADGNNIETADEKTIASYFLTNKGLGYGELPKGLLKFHNYADRSRTPLEEHLVEGAKYANAGSNVQIHFTVSPEHRDKFEKLVVEVLPSYQTEFGVRYIVSFSEQKSATDTIAVNLDNTPFREKDDSILFRPAGHGALLDNLGQLDADIIFIKNIDNVVPDRIKQDTITYKKALAGIVLSYQKRIFAYLENLKNQANASLLSELDTFFRTELCVVPPADFDSWSDDQKAIYFQKKLDRPLRACGMVKNQGEPGGGPFWAENADGSSSLQIVESAQVDVDDEGQNSIFKNSTHFNPVDLVCAVKNSKGELYDLKKFRDPLTGFITGKSKDGKELKAQELPGLWNGAMADWNTLFVEVPLITFNPVKTVNDLLREQHQ is encoded by the coding sequence ATGTTTATAGAAAAAGACATTATACAAATACAAGAACGCGGAAGCGATATTGCCACAGTAGAAGAACAAGTTAATTATTTTGTAAACGGATTCCCCTTCCTACAACTTTCAAAAGCAGCCACAGTCGGCGACGGAATAATCCGCCTCACCGATGAACAGATTGCCACAGTAATCAGTGAATTCGATAAAAGCGCGTCTGAGGGAGAAATTGCGCTCTTGAAGTTTGTTCCCGCTTCCGGTGCCGCCACAAGAATGTTTAAATCCCTTTTTGGCTTTTTGCAGGATAATAAAAAGGACAAATCTGTTGAAGAATTTTTTGCCAAATTAAAAGACTTCGCGTTTTATGAGGATTTGAAAACTTCCCTGGCTGCGGACGGTAACAACATTGAAACGGCGGATGAAAAAACTATTGCCTCTTATTTCCTTACTAACAAAGGATTGGGCTACGGCGAGTTGCCAAAAGGTTTGCTCAAATTCCATAATTACGCAGACCGTTCGAGGACACCTTTGGAAGAACATTTGGTGGAAGGCGCCAAGTATGCCAATGCAGGAAGCAATGTGCAGATCCATTTCACGGTTTCGCCTGAGCACCGCGATAAGTTTGAAAAACTGGTTGTTGAAGTGCTGCCGAGTTACCAAACTGAGTTTGGGGTGAGATATATCGTCTCTTTTTCAGAACAGAAAAGCGCAACGGATACAATTGCCGTTAACCTCGATAACACGCCCTTCCGGGAAAAAGACGACAGTATATTGTTCCGTCCTGCTGGCCATGGCGCATTGCTGGATAATCTGGGACAGTTGGATGCGGACATTATTTTTATCAAAAACATTGATAATGTTGTCCCGGACAGAATTAAGCAGGACACCATTACTTACAAGAAAGCACTTGCAGGAATTGTTTTAAGTTATCAAAAACGCATTTTCGCCTATCTTGAAAACCTGAAAAATCAGGCTAATGCATCATTACTAAGCGAATTGGACACGTTTTTCAGAACAGAACTATGCGTTGTGCCACCGGCTGATTTCGACTCATGGTCTGACGATCAGAAAGCTATTTATTTTCAAAAGAAACTAGACCGGCCATTGCGTGCCTGCGGAATGGTGAAAAACCAGGGAGAGCCGGGCGGCGGTCCATTTTGGGCTGAGAATGCGGACGGTTCTTCGTCTTTGCAAATCGTGGAATCGGCGCAGGTGGATGTGGATGATGAGGGTCAAAACAGCATTTTCAAAAACTCAACACACTTTAATCCAGTGGACCTGGTTTGCGCAGTTAAGAACAGCAAAGGCGAATTGTATGATCTGAAAAAATTTCGCGATCCGCTAACCGGCTTCATTACAGGAAAATCCAAAGACGGTAAAGAGCTCAAAGCACAGGAACTGCCTGGATTGTGGAACGGCGCAATGGCGGATTGGAACACGTTGTTTGTAGAAGTGCCGCTGATCACATTCAATCCGGTGAAAACGGTAAATGATCTGCTGCGCGAGCAACATCAATAG
- a CDS encoding ATP-dependent helicase, with product MNHNEYLSTLNEPQREAVLHGNGPLMIIAGAGSGKTRVLTYRIAHLIENGVDPFRILSLTFTNKASGEMRHRIEGAVGTEARNIWMGTFHSVFAKILRIEARYLGYTSDFSIYDTDDSKSLLRSIIKEYNLDDKVYKANVVFNRISGAKNRLVSADDYLANPIIQADDEAAKMKEIGRLYKTYVMRCFQANAMDFDDLLFNTNILFRDFPDVLYKYQHKFQHVMVDEFQDTNVSQYLITRKLSAVHRNIVVVGDDAQSIYAFRGANIENILNFEKDFPDVRVIKLEQNYRSTGVIVNAANSVIARNKAQLEKRTFTDNEEGSLIDVIKAGSDNEEGRLVATAIFEEKMSKALRNENFAILYRTNAQSRSFEEALRKLGIKYRIVGGQSFYQRKEIKDLLAYLRFTVNQRDEEAFKRIINLPKRGIGDGTVAKIAVAASENGIAIWEVVANIGKYASGRTITPIEQFATLIKSFKILIEEGKDAYEVSAHIAKTSGILRELYEDKTVEGLSRYENVQELLNGIKEFVDNEETEDKTLSAFLQSVSLLTNADEPDDNNDNDRVTMMTIHSAKGLEFRNVFIVGLEEDLFPSQMMLESRQDLEEERRLFYVAITRAEKKLSFSYAESRYQWGRLKMCEPSRFLLEVDPHFLNVSNMLHGAPTRESVSPVTSFARNLTQRKPAPTPSSTTVAHTPSEHFVASDTFDLKEGDKVEHLKFGFGEVTRMDVNGTDRKATVNFNLVGEKTLLLSFAKLRILK from the coding sequence TTGAATCATAACGAATATTTGTCGACGCTAAATGAACCTCAGCGAGAGGCCGTTTTGCATGGTAATGGTCCTTTGATGATCATAGCGGGTGCTGGTTCAGGGAAAACAAGGGTTCTTACTTATCGCATTGCTCATTTGATCGAGAATGGTGTTGATCCTTTTCGTATCCTTTCGCTGACATTTACCAACAAAGCTTCGGGTGAAATGCGCCACCGTATCGAAGGGGCGGTTGGAACAGAGGCCAGAAACATATGGATGGGTACATTTCACTCCGTATTTGCAAAAATACTGCGGATAGAAGCACGTTACCTGGGCTATACTAGCGATTTTTCGATTTACGATACAGACGATTCCAAGTCGCTTTTACGGAGTATCATAAAGGAATACAATCTCGACGACAAGGTTTATAAGGCCAATGTTGTTTTCAACCGGATTTCCGGTGCAAAAAACAGGCTTGTTTCAGCGGACGATTATCTTGCTAACCCCATAATCCAGGCTGATGATGAAGCTGCCAAGATGAAAGAGATCGGCCGGTTGTACAAAACATACGTAATGCGGTGCTTTCAGGCCAATGCGATGGATTTTGATGACCTGCTTTTTAATACCAATATCCTTTTTCGCGATTTCCCTGATGTACTATATAAGTACCAGCACAAATTTCAGCATGTGATGGTGGATGAGTTCCAGGATACAAACGTTTCGCAGTATCTGATTACCCGAAAACTTTCGGCTGTTCACAGGAACATCGTGGTAGTGGGTGACGATGCGCAAAGCATCTATGCCTTCCGCGGGGCGAACATTGAGAACATTCTGAATTTTGAAAAGGACTTCCCGGACGTAAGAGTTATCAAACTGGAACAAAACTATCGCTCAACCGGAGTTATCGTTAATGCGGCCAATTCGGTGATTGCGAGAAACAAGGCGCAGCTGGAAAAGCGGACATTTACGGATAATGAAGAAGGTTCGTTAATAGATGTAATAAAGGCAGGATCGGATAATGAAGAAGGGCGTTTGGTAGCGACGGCAATTTTCGAAGAGAAAATGTCGAAAGCGCTGCGAAATGAAAATTTTGCTATCCTATATAGGACCAATGCGCAGTCCCGTTCCTTTGAGGAAGCGCTTCGTAAGCTTGGCATTAAATATCGCATAGTCGGCGGCCAGTCTTTTTATCAAAGAAAAGAAATCAAGGATCTGCTCGCTTACTTGCGTTTTACCGTAAACCAACGTGACGAAGAAGCATTCAAACGCATTATTAACCTTCCAAAACGGGGCATAGGCGATGGAACGGTGGCAAAAATTGCCGTTGCGGCGTCTGAAAACGGCATTGCGATCTGGGAAGTTGTTGCTAACATCGGCAAATATGCGAGTGGCAGGACCATTACGCCCATTGAGCAATTCGCAACTTTGATCAAAAGCTTTAAAATCCTGATCGAAGAAGGAAAGGATGCTTACGAGGTTTCGGCGCATATTGCGAAGACTTCCGGGATCTTGCGGGAATTGTATGAGGACAAAACAGTAGAAGGACTTTCCCGCTACGAAAACGTCCAGGAGTTGCTCAACGGGATCAAGGAATTTGTGGATAATGAAGAAACCGAAGACAAGACATTAAGCGCTTTCCTCCAATCCGTTTCCTTATTAACTAACGCTGACGAGCCGGACGATAATAATGATAACGACCGCGTTACGATGATGACCATTCACTCCGCAAAAGGCCTTGAATTCCGGAATGTATTTATAGTAGGTTTGGAAGAAGACCTTTTTCCAAGCCAGATGATGCTTGAAAGCCGCCAAGACCTGGAAGAAGAAAGAAGGTTGTTTTATGTAGCCATTACACGCGCTGAAAAGAAACTTTCATTCTCCTACGCGGAAAGCCGTTATCAATGGGGAAGACTGAAAATGTGCGAACCAAGCCGTTTCTTGCTCGAAGTTGATCCCCATTTCCTGAATGTTTCCAATATGCTTCACGGAGCGCCTACACGGGAAAGTGTGAGTCCGGTAACCTCCTTTGCCCGAAATTTGACACAAAGAAAGCCTGCTCCAACGCCGTCCAGCACAACAGTCGCGCATACGCCATCCGAACATTTTGTTGCCAGCGATACATTTGATCTGAAAGAGGGTGATAAGGTGGAACATTTAAAATTCGGTTTTGGAGAAGTGACGCGAATGGATGTGAATGGCACGGACCGCAAGGCAACTGTCAATTTTAATCTTGTAGGGGAAAAAACTTTATTGCTAAGCTTCGCCAAGCTCCGAATTCTGAAATAA
- a CDS encoding MBL fold metallo-hydrolase RNA specificity domain-containing protein, with product MNIQFFGAARTVTGSKHLITTEKGTKILLDCGLFQGIQTDELNEKFGFKPSDVDYLVLSHAHIDHSGLIPRLVKQGFTGPIYCTAATADLCRVMLLDSAHIQEKDLERINRRRQKQERPLLEELYTTEDAVHALSLFKTVQYGQTFYLGADNEVAVLLTDAAHLLGSAAVHLTIPDAGTFKQVTFTGDIGRPEDRILRKPDVFPQADYIICESTYGDRLHEKQTDMQEHLLKIVHETCVVRKGRLIIPAFAIDRTQELIYALDQLSSSGKLPQIPVYIDSPLAIRATKIMKEHDECFNPEILAYIEKDGDAFAFPYLKYISDVNESIALNDKDEPCVIISASGMAEAGRIKHHIKNNIGDARSTVLLVGYASGNTLAGALKRGDQKVNIFGEQFDVVCQVASMESFSGHGDYNEMLSYLSCQTPEKVKNIFLVHGEYETQVAFKLKLQNAGFKNIVIPAQFENVTV from the coding sequence ATGAACATACAATTTTTTGGCGCTGCAAGAACCGTTACGGGAAGTAAGCACCTTATCACCACAGAAAAGGGGACAAAAATCCTGTTGGATTGCGGACTTTTCCAGGGCATTCAAACAGATGAGCTGAATGAGAAGTTCGGCTTCAAACCTTCCGATGTCGACTATCTGGTTTTGTCACACGCACACATCGATCATTCCGGACTAATTCCACGACTTGTCAAGCAAGGATTCACCGGACCTATCTATTGTACAGCTGCCACAGCAGATTTGTGCCGGGTGATGCTGCTGGACAGCGCCCACATTCAGGAGAAGGATCTAGAGCGAATTAATCGCCGCCGACAAAAGCAAGAGAGGCCGCTGCTTGAAGAGCTATATACCACTGAAGACGCTGTGCATGCATTGAGCTTATTTAAAACTGTACAATATGGGCAGACATTTTATTTAGGTGCGGACAATGAGGTCGCCGTGCTGCTTACAGACGCCGCGCATCTTTTGGGCAGTGCGGCTGTCCATCTAACTATCCCTGACGCAGGCACTTTCAAGCAGGTGACTTTCACAGGCGACATCGGCCGTCCCGAAGACAGGATTTTACGCAAGCCAGATGTTTTTCCACAGGCCGACTACATTATATGTGAATCAACTTACGGTGACCGGCTACACGAGAAGCAAACAGACATGCAAGAGCATCTTTTGAAAATCGTCCATGAAACCTGCGTTGTGCGAAAAGGCAGGCTCATTATTCCTGCATTTGCTATTGACCGAACTCAGGAGCTGATTTACGCATTGGACCAACTTTCCAGCTCGGGAAAGCTGCCACAAATCCCCGTTTATATAGACAGTCCCCTGGCGATCCGGGCAACCAAAATCATGAAGGAGCACGACGAGTGTTTTAACCCGGAGATCCTCGCATACATTGAAAAAGACGGTGATGCTTTTGCTTTTCCTTATCTCAAATACATTTCCGATGTAAATGAGTCCATAGCGCTTAATGACAAAGATGAACCTTGCGTCATCATATCCGCATCTGGGATGGCAGAGGCAGGTCGAATCAAGCATCATATCAAGAACAATATCGGAGATGCGCGATCAACTGTTTTATTGGTTGGATATGCCTCAGGAAACACACTTGCCGGAGCATTAAAACGGGGTGATCAAAAGGTGAATATTTTTGGTGAGCAATTCGATGTGGTTTGTCAAGTGGCTTCTATGGAATCGTTTTCAGGTCACGGCGATTATAATGAAATGCTCTCTTATCTATCGTGCCAGACACCGGAAAAGGTGAAAAACATTTTTCTTGTTCATGGAGAGTACGAAACGCAAGTGGCTTTCAAATTAAAATTGCAAAATGCAGGTTTTAAGAACATTGTTATCCCCGCGCAGTTCGAAAATGTCACAGTATAA
- the hpt gene encoding hypoxanthine phosphoribosyltransferase translates to MINILDKKFVPLISREVIENRIAAIASEITNDYEGRCPLFIVVLNGAFLFASELVKRIPLSCEITFIKLASYSKTQSTGSVREIIGLNDDISGREIIIIEDIVDTGLTMAQLIRQINDHAPASVAIASLLHKPEALQTPIYIRYTGFNIENKFVVGYGLDYDGIGRNLDAIYVLA, encoded by the coding sequence ATGATCAATATTCTCGATAAAAAATTTGTCCCGCTCATTTCCAGGGAAGTTATAGAAAATCGCATTGCTGCTATCGCCTCTGAAATTACGAATGATTATGAAGGGCGTTGCCCGCTTTTTATTGTTGTTTTAAATGGAGCCTTTCTTTTCGCAAGTGAACTGGTAAAAAGAATTCCGCTTTCGTGTGAAATTACATTTATTAAGTTGGCTTCTTATAGCAAGACCCAGTCGACAGGTTCAGTAAGGGAGATTATCGGTCTTAATGATGATATTTCAGGCCGGGAGATTATTATCATCGAAGACATTGTTGATACCGGGCTAACAATGGCCCAGTTGATACGCCAAATTAATGATCACGCTCCCGCCTCTGTAGCGATTGCGAGCTTGTTGCATAAACCAGAAGCGCTTCAAACACCTATCTACATTAGGTATACCGGGTTCAATATTGAAAATAAATTTGTTGTCGGCTATGGGCTGGATTATGACGGCATAGGCCGGAATCTGGACGCAATTTATGTTTTAGCTTAA
- a CDS encoding tetratricopeptide repeat protein produces MKSLIIHTATYCLFIVASVQFASAQLYSSSELDKNYDMILKNPSVQIESTEAINMLYNYKFAEADTEFRWLKYRYPKHPMPHFLMGLAEWWKIVPNTENEMHDKAFLAQMDSTITLAEVLYDKEKNKVEPAFFLAAAYAFKGRLYAERESWTKAAFAGKKSLKYFEQCKGNGDLTPELLFGDGLYNYYAEWVPKEYPILKPVMSLFPKGNKKLGEQQLEKVGNNAFYTRVEARYFLLQIYSMENEYGKAYEMAKYMWQTFPNNPYFERYFCRTAFVTGKMAEAEKAAQNIIEKISSGMPGYEGVSGRNAAYVLAYYNMTYHKNYDLAAQYYQKAIDYSTQTNSLNAGYYVSSLIGLGKIAEIRKDYDEALRYYKQADDKAEKKSSQDREAKTAIANLKKMKRDQRRKR; encoded by the coding sequence ATGAAAAGTTTAATAATCCATACTGCCACATACTGTCTCTTCATCGTAGCTTCTGTCCAATTTGCATCAGCTCAATTGTATTCTTCTTCCGAGCTGGACAAGAACTACGATATGATCCTGAAAAATCCAAGCGTACAAATCGAGTCCACGGAAGCGATAAATATGCTATATAATTACAAATTTGCGGAAGCGGATACCGAGTTTCGCTGGCTTAAATATCGCTATCCGAAGCATCCGATGCCCCATTTTTTAATGGGCCTTGCCGAGTGGTGGAAAATAGTCCCTAACACTGAAAACGAAATGCACGATAAGGCGTTTTTGGCACAAATGGATTCGACCATTACCCTGGCTGAAGTCCTTTACGACAAGGAAAAAAATAAAGTGGAGCCCGCATTCTTCCTCGCGGCGGCCTATGCATTTAAAGGTCGATTATATGCGGAAAGAGAAAGCTGGACCAAAGCCGCATTTGCAGGCAAAAAATCTTTGAAATATTTTGAACAATGTAAAGGAAATGGGGACCTAACCCCGGAATTGCTGTTTGGTGACGGACTTTACAATTACTACGCAGAATGGGTGCCCAAAGAATATCCGATTTTGAAACCCGTCATGTCACTTTTTCCAAAAGGAAATAAAAAGCTGGGTGAGCAGCAATTGGAAAAGGTTGGAAATAATGCCTTTTACACGCGCGTGGAAGCCAGGTATTTTTTATTGCAGATTTACAGCATGGAAAATGAATATGGCAAGGCTTATGAAATGGCAAAATATATGTGGCAAACATTTCCTAACAATCCCTATTTTGAAAGATATTTTTGCCGGACTGCATTTGTAACAGGAAAAATGGCGGAAGCAGAAAAAGCGGCGCAGAATATTATTGAAAAAATAAGCAGCGGAATGCCGGGATATGAAGGGGTAAGCGGAAGGAATGCTGCTTATGTGCTCGCCTATTACAACATGACTTACCACAAAAACTACGATCTGGCAGCGCAGTATTACCAGAAGGCAATCGATTATTCAACCCAAACCAACTCATTAAATGCAGGTTACTACGTCTCATCATTGATTGGATTGGGTAAAATCGCCGAGATCAGAAAAGATTATGACGAAGCACTGCGCTATTATAAGCAAGCGGATGATAAGGCGGAAAAAAAATCAAGTCAGGATAGGGAGGCAAAGACAGCCATCGCTAACCTGAAAAAGATGAAACGGGATCAGCGCAGGAAAAGGTGA